From the genome of Vespa crabro chromosome 24, iyVesCrab1.2, whole genome shotgun sequence, one region includes:
- the LOC124432259 gene encoding serine/threonine-protein kinase DCLK2 isoform X1 — MMEELLNCGSTPSKESSFPDSNDLNSTPISNLDERILDVNARQSSNARTSSTKKAKRVRFFRNGDKFYTGVVMAVTHERYRSFDSLASDLTRALVSSVTLPNGVRAIYTMDGRKIQNISELEDGKCYVVSGQGEIFKKVEYSSSKVKRGSSLSGLPQSATSTGRQISAIPLCVKARIVTLIRHGTKPRKVVRLLLNKRNAPSLEHVMEAITEVVKLDSGAVRKVYTLSGQQVTSLEQFFESDDIFLAYGTEKSNQEDFELDFEESKCVQSFRRCPWISNRQNGPMPRMPRKSGKKVLTTPQVRTPSPSSLILPQPLRLHYAVGHVIGDGNFAVVRHCIHKATGAEYAMKIVDKYKCQGKETMLASEVAILRQVCHPNIISLIAEQETMDQLFLVMELVKGGDLFDAIAAATKFSEAEASVMIGHLTSALAYLHSHHIVHRDVKPENLLVEMEGSHVRCLKLGDFGLAQIVRENLYTVCGTPTYVAPEILAETGYGLKIDVWAAGVILYILLCGFPPFVSPENEQEELFERILSGQYEFTSPYWDTISDSAKQLITNMLQAQPELRFSAEDVLDHPWLAQSFLGGKQTSTTSTDSTEQYGDQQCKPIRLATFEFDYKKQRKNDGSQENVRMNDICGNSKRPNQNNVMPSSFDDNLIFDMNRYQSRATTDSRDEIYLASDINCEDGPMSLSADCLQDIHALGQSVHNLINTLNKNEDLEDSSRLSHSTTSSMSSIPKNINLSLRKDNSTSLICDYNNSSSFHIDTPSNKSVHLSRITTLNKRNGNSLSDINFKEDTPGIKIFQLSKKIESKRHNKRSARSYENSNLSSNTKSIYKSDDLKNCNAVSSSSDSFTGSSSNDIETSDSFVNIQFAQSAYSRKSSSIQSMESTDSFENISMSPNQDIKCNNANDPNQNSCKEVEVANDEVLKKKINFKNDTSKIPKVRNLHTDDKTNSVNNATKGQDLLRHSKNGVSSFGEDNPSRIKASIKNSVKVKRFSYIPQYSTKKSIESSVDISNSSNYTDRKDGRKFRSTDELRNEKQKQVKPKRFSLYYTPQLSRKTYETELKDVKNTCKNSNIDSNNERHNNVKLADIGNKRKDDISKYDEHKNFRNRRSVIDASTVASRSKTNK; from the exons ATGATGGAGGAACTATTGAATTGTGGCAGCACGCCGTCCAAGGAAAGTAGTTTTCCAGACAGTAATGATTTAAATTCTACACCTATATCTAATTTAGATGAAAGGATATTGGATGTTAACGCACGGCAGTCTTCAAATGCCAGAACTTCATCTACGAAAAAGGCTAAAAGAGTTCGATTTTTTCGAAATGGTGACAAATTTTATACTGGTGTCGTTATGGCGGTGACACATGAAAGATACCGCAGTTTTGATAGTTTAGCTTCTGATTTAACAAGAGCTTTAGTATCAAGTGTAACATTACCTAATGGAGTTAGAGCAATTTATACCATGGatggaagaaaaatacaaaatatttcagaATTAGAAGATGGTAAATGCTATGTAGTTTCTGGACAaggagaaatttttaaaaaggtaGAATATTCATCCTCAAAAGTGAAAAGAGGAAGTTCGCTTTCCGGTTTACCTCAGTCTGCAACTAGTACTGGCAGACAAATAAGCGCTATCCCTTTGTGCGTGAAAGCTAGAATAGTAACATTGATACGACACGGTACCAAACCAAGAAAGGTAGTACGTCTGTTATTGAACAAGAGAAATGCACCAAGCTTGGAACACGTAATGGAGGCTATTACAGAGGTAGTGAAGCTTGATTCTGGAGCTGTGAGAAAAGTATATACTTTGTCAGGCCAGCAAGTTACCTCTTTGGAACAATTCTTTGAAAGTGATGATATCTTTTTGGCATATGGAACAGAAAAGTCGAATCAGGAGGATTTTGAATTAGATTTCGAAGAATCCAAATGTGTTCAAAGTTTCCGTAGATGTCCATGGATTTCGAATAGACAGAATGGTCCAATGCCAAGGATGCCACGAAAATCTGGCAAAAAGGTCCTTACTACACCTCAAGTTAGAACGCCAAGTCcatcttctttaattttaccTCAACCGCTACGTTTACATTATGCTGTGGGCCACGTAATCGGAGATGGAAATTTTGCTGTAGTGAGACACTGCATTCacaa AGCTACAGGCGCAGAATATGCTATGAAAATTGTGGATAAGTATAAATGCCAAGGGAAGGAAACGATGTTGGCGAGTGAAGTTGCAATTCTGCGTCAGGTATGTCATCCAAACATAATTAGCTTGATCGCGGAACAGGAAACAATGGATCAATTGTTTTTGGTCATGGAACTCGTGAAG ggTGGTGATTTATTTGATGCAATAGCTGCTGCTACAAAATTTTCAGAAGCTGAAGCTAGTGTGATGATAGGACATTTAACATCCGCTTTAGCATATCTACACTCTCATCATATTGTACATCGTGATGTTAAACCAGAAAATCTTTTAGTTGAAATGGAGGGTAGTCATGTTCGGTGTTTGAAATTAGGAGATTTCGGGCTTGCACAAATAGTGAGAGAAAATCTTTATACCGTGTGCGGAACACCGACATATGTAGCACCCGAGATACTTGCAGAAACTGGATACGGTTTAAAA ATCGACGTCTGGGCAGCCGgagtgatattatatatattattatgtggTTTTCCACCATTCGTTTCGCCAGAAAATGAACAAGAAGAATTATTTGAACGTATTTTAAGTGGGCAATACGAGTTCACTTCACCTTACTGGGACACAATTTCCGATTCTGCTAAACAATTAATCACAAATATGCTACAGGCACAACCAGAACTTAGGTTCAGTGCGGAAGATGTACTTGATCATCCGTGGCTAGCG CAGAGCTTTCTAGGAGGCAAGCAGACCTCAACAACATCTACCGACTCGACGGAGCAATACGGGGATCAGCAGTGTAAGCCGATAAGGCTGGCCACATTTGAGTTTGACTAtaagaagcaaagaaaaaatgatggTTCTCAAGAAAATGTGCGGATGAATGATATATGCGGTAATAGCAAAAGGCCTAATCAGAATAACGTCATGCCATCatctttcgatgataatttgatatttgatATGAATCGTTATCAATCGAGAGCTACTACAGATAGCAGAGATGAAATCTATTTGGCTAGTGATATCAACTGTGAGGACGGACCTATGTCTCTAAGTGCTGATTGCTTGCAAGATATTCATGCTCTTGGCCAGTCTGTACACAATCTTATTAACACtcttaataaaaacgaagatCTTGAAGATTCATCAAGATTATCACACAGTACAACTTCTTCAATGAGCAGTATTCctaagaatataaatttatctttacGTAAAGATAATTCCACGTCATTAATAtgcgattacaataatagctCCTCTTTTCACATTGATACACCTTCTAATAAAAGTGTTCACTTATCGAGAATAACTacgttaaataaaagaaatggaaattcATTGAGTGATATCAATTTTAAGGAAGATACGCCAGGCATTAAGATTTTTCagttaagtaaaaaaatagagagcAAACGACACAATAAAAGAAGTGCAAGAAGTTATGAAAACTCGAATCTATCATCTAATACGAAGTCTATCTATAAAAGTGACGATCTCAAGAATTGCAATGCAGTATCGTCTTCGAGCGATAGTTTTACTGGTAGTTCCAGTAATGATATAGAAACATCTGACAGTTTTGTAAACATTCAGTTTGCACAATCAGCATATAGCCGAAAATCAAGTTCAATTCAAAGTATGGAATCTACCGATAGCTTCGAGAATATAAGCATGTCCCCTAATCAAGATATTAAATGCAATAATGCGAACGATCCAAATCAAAATAGTTGCAAAGAAGTTGAAGTCGCAAATGATGAGgtattgaagaagaagatcaaTTTTAAAAACGATACGTCAAAAATACCCAAGGTGCGAAATCTTCATACAGACGATAAGACAAATTCTGTCAATAACGCGACGAAAGGGCAAGATTTATTAAGACATTCAAAGAACGGCGTATCATCTTTCGGAGAGGATAATCCGTCGAGGATAAAAGCAAGTATAAAAAATTCGGTGAAAGTTAAAAGATTTAGCTATATTCCTCAATACTCGACAAAGAAATCCATTGAGAGTAGTGTCGATATTAGTAATTCATCCAATTATACGGATAGAAAAGATGGACGAAAATTTCGTTCTACTGATGAATTACGAAatgagaaacaaaaacaagttAAGCCAAAACGATTTAGTCTTTATTATACGCCCCAACTGTCACGGAAAACGTACGAGACAGAGTTGAAAGACGTTAAAAATACGTGTAAGAATtctaatatcgatagtaataatgaacggcacaataatgttaaattggCCGACATtggtaacaaaagaaaagatgatatATCCAAATACGACGAGCACAAAAATTTTAGAAACCGAAGATCTGTTATAGATGCATCGACAGTCGCTAGCAGaagtaaaacaaataaataa
- the LOC124432259 gene encoding probable serine/threonine-protein kinase MARK-A isoform X2, which translates to MMEELLNCGSTPSKESSFPDSNDLNSTPISNLDERILDVNARQSSNARTSSTKKAKRVRFFRNGDKFYTGVVMAVTHERYRSFDSLASDLTRALVSSVTLPNGVRAIYTMDGRKIQNISELEDGKCYVVSGQGEIFKKVEYSSSKVKRGSSLSGLPQSATSTGRQISAIPLCVKARIVTLIRHGTKPRKVVRLLLNKRNAPSLEHVMEAITEVVKLDSGAVRKVYTLSGQQVTSLEQFFESDDIFLAYGTEKSNQEDFELDFEESKCVQSFRRCPWISNRQNGPMPRMPRKSGKKVLTTPQVRTPSPSSLILPQPLRLHYAVGHVIGDGNFAVVRHCIHKATGAEYAMKIVDKYKCQGKETMLASEVAILRQVCHPNIISLIAEQETMDQLFLVMELVKGGDLFDAIAAATKFSEAEASVMIGHLTSALAYLHSHHIVHRDVKPENLLVEMEGSHVRCLKLGDFGLAQIVRENLYTVCGTPTYVAPEILAETGYGLKIDVWAAGVILYILLCGFPPFVSPENEQEELFERILSGQYEFTSPYWDTISDSAKQLITNMLQAQPELRFSAEDVLDHPWLASFLGGKQTSTTSTDSTEQYGDQQCKPIRLATFEFDYKKQRKNDGSQENVRMNDICGNSKRPNQNNVMPSSFDDNLIFDMNRYQSRATTDSRDEIYLASDINCEDGPMSLSADCLQDIHALGQSVHNLINTLNKNEDLEDSSRLSHSTTSSMSSIPKNINLSLRKDNSTSLICDYNNSSSFHIDTPSNKSVHLSRITTLNKRNGNSLSDINFKEDTPGIKIFQLSKKIESKRHNKRSARSYENSNLSSNTKSIYKSDDLKNCNAVSSSSDSFTGSSSNDIETSDSFVNIQFAQSAYSRKSSSIQSMESTDSFENISMSPNQDIKCNNANDPNQNSCKEVEVANDEVLKKKINFKNDTSKIPKVRNLHTDDKTNSVNNATKGQDLLRHSKNGVSSFGEDNPSRIKASIKNSVKVKRFSYIPQYSTKKSIESSVDISNSSNYTDRKDGRKFRSTDELRNEKQKQVKPKRFSLYYTPQLSRKTYETELKDVKNTCKNSNIDSNNERHNNVKLADIGNKRKDDISKYDEHKNFRNRRSVIDASTVASRSKTNK; encoded by the exons ATGATGGAGGAACTATTGAATTGTGGCAGCACGCCGTCCAAGGAAAGTAGTTTTCCAGACAGTAATGATTTAAATTCTACACCTATATCTAATTTAGATGAAAGGATATTGGATGTTAACGCACGGCAGTCTTCAAATGCCAGAACTTCATCTACGAAAAAGGCTAAAAGAGTTCGATTTTTTCGAAATGGTGACAAATTTTATACTGGTGTCGTTATGGCGGTGACACATGAAAGATACCGCAGTTTTGATAGTTTAGCTTCTGATTTAACAAGAGCTTTAGTATCAAGTGTAACATTACCTAATGGAGTTAGAGCAATTTATACCATGGatggaagaaaaatacaaaatatttcagaATTAGAAGATGGTAAATGCTATGTAGTTTCTGGACAaggagaaatttttaaaaaggtaGAATATTCATCCTCAAAAGTGAAAAGAGGAAGTTCGCTTTCCGGTTTACCTCAGTCTGCAACTAGTACTGGCAGACAAATAAGCGCTATCCCTTTGTGCGTGAAAGCTAGAATAGTAACATTGATACGACACGGTACCAAACCAAGAAAGGTAGTACGTCTGTTATTGAACAAGAGAAATGCACCAAGCTTGGAACACGTAATGGAGGCTATTACAGAGGTAGTGAAGCTTGATTCTGGAGCTGTGAGAAAAGTATATACTTTGTCAGGCCAGCAAGTTACCTCTTTGGAACAATTCTTTGAAAGTGATGATATCTTTTTGGCATATGGAACAGAAAAGTCGAATCAGGAGGATTTTGAATTAGATTTCGAAGAATCCAAATGTGTTCAAAGTTTCCGTAGATGTCCATGGATTTCGAATAGACAGAATGGTCCAATGCCAAGGATGCCACGAAAATCTGGCAAAAAGGTCCTTACTACACCTCAAGTTAGAACGCCAAGTCcatcttctttaattttaccTCAACCGCTACGTTTACATTATGCTGTGGGCCACGTAATCGGAGATGGAAATTTTGCTGTAGTGAGACACTGCATTCacaa AGCTACAGGCGCAGAATATGCTATGAAAATTGTGGATAAGTATAAATGCCAAGGGAAGGAAACGATGTTGGCGAGTGAAGTTGCAATTCTGCGTCAGGTATGTCATCCAAACATAATTAGCTTGATCGCGGAACAGGAAACAATGGATCAATTGTTTTTGGTCATGGAACTCGTGAAG ggTGGTGATTTATTTGATGCAATAGCTGCTGCTACAAAATTTTCAGAAGCTGAAGCTAGTGTGATGATAGGACATTTAACATCCGCTTTAGCATATCTACACTCTCATCATATTGTACATCGTGATGTTAAACCAGAAAATCTTTTAGTTGAAATGGAGGGTAGTCATGTTCGGTGTTTGAAATTAGGAGATTTCGGGCTTGCACAAATAGTGAGAGAAAATCTTTATACCGTGTGCGGAACACCGACATATGTAGCACCCGAGATACTTGCAGAAACTGGATACGGTTTAAAA ATCGACGTCTGGGCAGCCGgagtgatattatatatattattatgtggTTTTCCACCATTCGTTTCGCCAGAAAATGAACAAGAAGAATTATTTGAACGTATTTTAAGTGGGCAATACGAGTTCACTTCACCTTACTGGGACACAATTTCCGATTCTGCTAAACAATTAATCACAAATATGCTACAGGCACAACCAGAACTTAGGTTCAGTGCGGAAGATGTACTTGATCATCCGTGGCTAGCG AGCTTTCTAGGAGGCAAGCAGACCTCAACAACATCTACCGACTCGACGGAGCAATACGGGGATCAGCAGTGTAAGCCGATAAGGCTGGCCACATTTGAGTTTGACTAtaagaagcaaagaaaaaatgatggTTCTCAAGAAAATGTGCGGATGAATGATATATGCGGTAATAGCAAAAGGCCTAATCAGAATAACGTCATGCCATCatctttcgatgataatttgatatttgatATGAATCGTTATCAATCGAGAGCTACTACAGATAGCAGAGATGAAATCTATTTGGCTAGTGATATCAACTGTGAGGACGGACCTATGTCTCTAAGTGCTGATTGCTTGCAAGATATTCATGCTCTTGGCCAGTCTGTACACAATCTTATTAACACtcttaataaaaacgaagatCTTGAAGATTCATCAAGATTATCACACAGTACAACTTCTTCAATGAGCAGTATTCctaagaatataaatttatctttacGTAAAGATAATTCCACGTCATTAATAtgcgattacaataatagctCCTCTTTTCACATTGATACACCTTCTAATAAAAGTGTTCACTTATCGAGAATAACTacgttaaataaaagaaatggaaattcATTGAGTGATATCAATTTTAAGGAAGATACGCCAGGCATTAAGATTTTTCagttaagtaaaaaaatagagagcAAACGACACAATAAAAGAAGTGCAAGAAGTTATGAAAACTCGAATCTATCATCTAATACGAAGTCTATCTATAAAAGTGACGATCTCAAGAATTGCAATGCAGTATCGTCTTCGAGCGATAGTTTTACTGGTAGTTCCAGTAATGATATAGAAACATCTGACAGTTTTGTAAACATTCAGTTTGCACAATCAGCATATAGCCGAAAATCAAGTTCAATTCAAAGTATGGAATCTACCGATAGCTTCGAGAATATAAGCATGTCCCCTAATCAAGATATTAAATGCAATAATGCGAACGATCCAAATCAAAATAGTTGCAAAGAAGTTGAAGTCGCAAATGATGAGgtattgaagaagaagatcaaTTTTAAAAACGATACGTCAAAAATACCCAAGGTGCGAAATCTTCATACAGACGATAAGACAAATTCTGTCAATAACGCGACGAAAGGGCAAGATTTATTAAGACATTCAAAGAACGGCGTATCATCTTTCGGAGAGGATAATCCGTCGAGGATAAAAGCAAGTATAAAAAATTCGGTGAAAGTTAAAAGATTTAGCTATATTCCTCAATACTCGACAAAGAAATCCATTGAGAGTAGTGTCGATATTAGTAATTCATCCAATTATACGGATAGAAAAGATGGACGAAAATTTCGTTCTACTGATGAATTACGAAatgagaaacaaaaacaagttAAGCCAAAACGATTTAGTCTTTATTATACGCCCCAACTGTCACGGAAAACGTACGAGACAGAGTTGAAAGACGTTAAAAATACGTGTAAGAATtctaatatcgatagtaataatgaacggcacaataatgttaaattggCCGACATtggtaacaaaagaaaagatgatatATCCAAATACGACGAGCACAAAAATTTTAGAAACCGAAGATCTGTTATAGATGCATCGACAGTCGCTAGCAGaagtaaaacaaataaataa
- the LOC124432259 gene encoding serine/threonine-protein kinase DCLK2 isoform X3 — MAVTHERYRSFDSLASDLTRALVSSVTLPNGVRAIYTMDGRKIQNISELEDGKCYVVSGQGEIFKKVEYSSSKVKRGSSLSGLPQSATSTGRQISAIPLCVKARIVTLIRHGTKPRKVVRLLLNKRNAPSLEHVMEAITEVVKLDSGAVRKVYTLSGQQVTSLEQFFESDDIFLAYGTEKSNQEDFELDFEESKCVQSFRRCPWISNRQNGPMPRMPRKSGKKVLTTPQVRTPSPSSLILPQPLRLHYAVGHVIGDGNFAVVRHCIHKATGAEYAMKIVDKYKCQGKETMLASEVAILRQVCHPNIISLIAEQETMDQLFLVMELVKGGDLFDAIAAATKFSEAEASVMIGHLTSALAYLHSHHIVHRDVKPENLLVEMEGSHVRCLKLGDFGLAQIVRENLYTVCGTPTYVAPEILAETGYGLKIDVWAAGVILYILLCGFPPFVSPENEQEELFERILSGQYEFTSPYWDTISDSAKQLITNMLQAQPELRFSAEDVLDHPWLAQSFLGGKQTSTTSTDSTEQYGDQQCKPIRLATFEFDYKKQRKNDGSQENVRMNDICGNSKRPNQNNVMPSSFDDNLIFDMNRYQSRATTDSRDEIYLASDINCEDGPMSLSADCLQDIHALGQSVHNLINTLNKNEDLEDSSRLSHSTTSSMSSIPKNINLSLRKDNSTSLICDYNNSSSFHIDTPSNKSVHLSRITTLNKRNGNSLSDINFKEDTPGIKIFQLSKKIESKRHNKRSARSYENSNLSSNTKSIYKSDDLKNCNAVSSSSDSFTGSSSNDIETSDSFVNIQFAQSAYSRKSSSIQSMESTDSFENISMSPNQDIKCNNANDPNQNSCKEVEVANDEVLKKKINFKNDTSKIPKVRNLHTDDKTNSVNNATKGQDLLRHSKNGVSSFGEDNPSRIKASIKNSVKVKRFSYIPQYSTKKSIESSVDISNSSNYTDRKDGRKFRSTDELRNEKQKQVKPKRFSLYYTPQLSRKTYETELKDVKNTCKNSNIDSNNERHNNVKLADIGNKRKDDISKYDEHKNFRNRRSVIDASTVASRSKTNK, encoded by the exons ATGGCGGTGACACATGAAAGATACCGCAGTTTTGATAGTTTAGCTTCTGATTTAACAAGAGCTTTAGTATCAAGTGTAACATTACCTAATGGAGTTAGAGCAATTTATACCATGGatggaagaaaaatacaaaatatttcagaATTAGAAGATGGTAAATGCTATGTAGTTTCTGGACAaggagaaatttttaaaaaggtaGAATATTCATCCTCAAAAGTGAAAAGAGGAAGTTCGCTTTCCGGTTTACCTCAGTCTGCAACTAGTACTGGCAGACAAATAAGCGCTATCCCTTTGTGCGTGAAAGCTAGAATAGTAACATTGATACGACACGGTACCAAACCAAGAAAGGTAGTACGTCTGTTATTGAACAAGAGAAATGCACCAAGCTTGGAACACGTAATGGAGGCTATTACAGAGGTAGTGAAGCTTGATTCTGGAGCTGTGAGAAAAGTATATACTTTGTCAGGCCAGCAAGTTACCTCTTTGGAACAATTCTTTGAAAGTGATGATATCTTTTTGGCATATGGAACAGAAAAGTCGAATCAGGAGGATTTTGAATTAGATTTCGAAGAATCCAAATGTGTTCAAAGTTTCCGTAGATGTCCATGGATTTCGAATAGACAGAATGGTCCAATGCCAAGGATGCCACGAAAATCTGGCAAAAAGGTCCTTACTACACCTCAAGTTAGAACGCCAAGTCcatcttctttaattttaccTCAACCGCTACGTTTACATTATGCTGTGGGCCACGTAATCGGAGATGGAAATTTTGCTGTAGTGAGACACTGCATTCacaa AGCTACAGGCGCAGAATATGCTATGAAAATTGTGGATAAGTATAAATGCCAAGGGAAGGAAACGATGTTGGCGAGTGAAGTTGCAATTCTGCGTCAGGTATGTCATCCAAACATAATTAGCTTGATCGCGGAACAGGAAACAATGGATCAATTGTTTTTGGTCATGGAACTCGTGAAG ggTGGTGATTTATTTGATGCAATAGCTGCTGCTACAAAATTTTCAGAAGCTGAAGCTAGTGTGATGATAGGACATTTAACATCCGCTTTAGCATATCTACACTCTCATCATATTGTACATCGTGATGTTAAACCAGAAAATCTTTTAGTTGAAATGGAGGGTAGTCATGTTCGGTGTTTGAAATTAGGAGATTTCGGGCTTGCACAAATAGTGAGAGAAAATCTTTATACCGTGTGCGGAACACCGACATATGTAGCACCCGAGATACTTGCAGAAACTGGATACGGTTTAAAA ATCGACGTCTGGGCAGCCGgagtgatattatatatattattatgtggTTTTCCACCATTCGTTTCGCCAGAAAATGAACAAGAAGAATTATTTGAACGTATTTTAAGTGGGCAATACGAGTTCACTTCACCTTACTGGGACACAATTTCCGATTCTGCTAAACAATTAATCACAAATATGCTACAGGCACAACCAGAACTTAGGTTCAGTGCGGAAGATGTACTTGATCATCCGTGGCTAGCG CAGAGCTTTCTAGGAGGCAAGCAGACCTCAACAACATCTACCGACTCGACGGAGCAATACGGGGATCAGCAGTGTAAGCCGATAAGGCTGGCCACATTTGAGTTTGACTAtaagaagcaaagaaaaaatgatggTTCTCAAGAAAATGTGCGGATGAATGATATATGCGGTAATAGCAAAAGGCCTAATCAGAATAACGTCATGCCATCatctttcgatgataatttgatatttgatATGAATCGTTATCAATCGAGAGCTACTACAGATAGCAGAGATGAAATCTATTTGGCTAGTGATATCAACTGTGAGGACGGACCTATGTCTCTAAGTGCTGATTGCTTGCAAGATATTCATGCTCTTGGCCAGTCTGTACACAATCTTATTAACACtcttaataaaaacgaagatCTTGAAGATTCATCAAGATTATCACACAGTACAACTTCTTCAATGAGCAGTATTCctaagaatataaatttatctttacGTAAAGATAATTCCACGTCATTAATAtgcgattacaataatagctCCTCTTTTCACATTGATACACCTTCTAATAAAAGTGTTCACTTATCGAGAATAACTacgttaaataaaagaaatggaaattcATTGAGTGATATCAATTTTAAGGAAGATACGCCAGGCATTAAGATTTTTCagttaagtaaaaaaatagagagcAAACGACACAATAAAAGAAGTGCAAGAAGTTATGAAAACTCGAATCTATCATCTAATACGAAGTCTATCTATAAAAGTGACGATCTCAAGAATTGCAATGCAGTATCGTCTTCGAGCGATAGTTTTACTGGTAGTTCCAGTAATGATATAGAAACATCTGACAGTTTTGTAAACATTCAGTTTGCACAATCAGCATATAGCCGAAAATCAAGTTCAATTCAAAGTATGGAATCTACCGATAGCTTCGAGAATATAAGCATGTCCCCTAATCAAGATATTAAATGCAATAATGCGAACGATCCAAATCAAAATAGTTGCAAAGAAGTTGAAGTCGCAAATGATGAGgtattgaagaagaagatcaaTTTTAAAAACGATACGTCAAAAATACCCAAGGTGCGAAATCTTCATACAGACGATAAGACAAATTCTGTCAATAACGCGACGAAAGGGCAAGATTTATTAAGACATTCAAAGAACGGCGTATCATCTTTCGGAGAGGATAATCCGTCGAGGATAAAAGCAAGTATAAAAAATTCGGTGAAAGTTAAAAGATTTAGCTATATTCCTCAATACTCGACAAAGAAATCCATTGAGAGTAGTGTCGATATTAGTAATTCATCCAATTATACGGATAGAAAAGATGGACGAAAATTTCGTTCTACTGATGAATTACGAAatgagaaacaaaaacaagttAAGCCAAAACGATTTAGTCTTTATTATACGCCCCAACTGTCACGGAAAACGTACGAGACAGAGTTGAAAGACGTTAAAAATACGTGTAAGAATtctaatatcgatagtaataatgaacggcacaataatgttaaattggCCGACATtggtaacaaaagaaaagatgatatATCCAAATACGACGAGCACAAAAATTTTAGAAACCGAAGATCTGTTATAGATGCATCGACAGTCGCTAGCAGaagtaaaacaaataaataa